The sequence CATACGACGTATAGAGCGCTTTTTTGAAATACAGAGAAGATGGGTGTTTAAATGGTTCATAGGTAGAAGCAAGCACCCAATCTGCTCTGATATTTCCAGAAGCTGTCTTAACAGAATGCACTTTTCCATGAGAGGTATGCAGAATAGCGAGAGCTTCAGTATTCTCATATATCTCCACGCCAAGTTTTTTCGCACGCTCCAGTAGCGCGCCGATAAATTTCAGGGGATGAAATTTTGCCTGGCCTTCCAGTAAGAGGTATCCTTCATTTTTAAATCCAAGTTCATTCTCTTCTTTCCCAACAAAAGAGGCTTCTCTTCCGAGAGTCTTCAGCACTCGCAATTCTTCCTTGAGCAGATTCCTTTCTTTTGCTGTGGTGGCATACATGCGATTTTCACAGCGGGTAAAATCGCAATCAATCTTTTCATCACGAATGATGGATTCGATAAGGAGAATAGCTTCCTCGTGAGAATTGAGAATAATGCTTGCAGGAATCGTCCCCAGACCCTTTACAAGCTCTGAGGGTCTTGTATCTAAAGATTCAGTGATAAAAGCGGTTGTAACTCCGGTAGCGCCGAATCCTATCCGATCTTTCTCAAGAAGCACCACCTTTTTGCCTTCCTTTGCCAGAAGATAGGCAGATAAAACGCCAGAAATTCCTCCGCCGATGACTACGACGTCAGCTTGAGTGTCTTCTTTAAGCGTGGGATACGCTTTGAGCGTATGATCCTCATCCCAAGTGACGACATCGCTCACATTTTTATATTCTCTCTTCATACTTTAAAAAAACGTACGAGAAAGCTGTTCATTACAAAAGAACAAAATTACAACACTAAAAAGCATCTGGCACTATAGTGCCAGATGCTTTTCTCTTTTTTCATCTGTATTTTTGTTTATCCGTGCACTTTCGATTCAAACATTTTCATCGCCTCTTCATCTGACATCCCCATTTCCCTCATCTTTTCAGCATGAGCTTCTCTCATGTGTTTCATCATTTTTCCAGCCACTTCTTTCGTAGAATTTCCCGTTGCTTCAAAATGACAGTCCGTCTCGGGATCAAGATCCTTGCACGCAAGTTTCATCATGGTAGTTTTTAGCTTAAAGGCTGATAAAGTTCCTCGGGGCAAGCCCCGAGGTATTTGGGGAGCTCATTCCATTCGCTCTTTTCTCCGCGGCACGCCGCGGAGTATTGAACTATTTTCCGACTTCGACTCGGACGCCGTGAATGAGATTACTCATTCACGCGTCTCTCGCTCGTCGTAATAGACGACCACAAAACTCTTCGGTAAAGAATTAATGATTTTGTGTTTGCTGATAACAAGCAACATCATACTGCGACACCGCATGGGTGCTGTGAGAATGTTCTGCCGATGCTGAACCATCACTTCCTGCATACACAGTCTCTGCGTGCGCAAAACCGCCACTGCTAAATCCTTTCGGTGCCATTGTGGCATTTTCTTCTCCACATTCAGCCCCAGGTTGTCCCGTACCGGATGGATTTGGAGCTGCTAACACTAACGTCACCGCGATGAGAGATCCAGCAATAGAGAAACCAACAGCTGTGCCAAGAGTAGTGAGGAGTTTTTTTGTTTTCATATTTTTAAAATAAATTAAATTCGCGGATAATCCCGACCTTTGTTATACAGACGCCGGTTCTTATCTTTCGTGACATTTTTCAAAAAAATCGACACAAAAATAAAAGAGTCGCAACTCTCTCAAGAAGAAAATCATTTTAAATCCAAACTTTTTCTCACCGAATTCCAGTGTCGCAGGAAATATCCACCCCACTCTTGACTGGTGCATTCACTGAAACCTTAACAGCGGGGCATCTTGGATAAGGATTCCCGCCGACCGCTTGAAGTGTAAAATCGCCGTACGGAAGTGAAAGATTGAAACGTCCATCGGTGCCGGTTCGCACAATCGTCAAGGTATCTGTTCCAGCCGAATTTTTGACCTCTACTGTAGTTTGGTAAGGTTTTGGAGCACAAGCTGGATCCGGCGGAATCCTCTCGACAGGACAAACGGGAGAAAGTGTAACAGTACCGCTCACTATCCCTTCTCTTTTCTCCATACATACTCCGCCGACATCACCAAAAGGTAAGTGTGAGCCGGGTTCCGGAGCGCAGTAAAGAGTCTCCGCGCACACAGGAGGATTCGATGTATTTCCTCCGCAGTGCTCTCCGAGATCTGCGATCTTCAACGTATCAACGTGAAAAACGATTCTATACTGGCTCGGCAGGATTTGTATTTTGCTATTTTTGTCTGGTGTAACAGAAGTAATTGATACTTTATAGAGAGCAAAAAGAGTCGGGATATCAGCCAAAGTCATTGTTACTGTTGTTGAATTCAAGCTATCTCCAATCGTCACATTGACTCGAATTCTGCCAGCCTGGATACACTGGACATCAACCGGACATCGGCTATCCTCAATAATTGAGTTCGGAGTGATGGTTAGCTCCCCAAGGGTTCCTTTTTGTCCTAGGGCAAGTGTTAAGTTGCCAGTTACTGGCGGAGGTACCGGAGTGCCCGGACATTTTGCAAATTCACAACTCGGCGCGATTCTTCCCACATAACTTCCGTCAGGACAAAGCTTAGCGTCCTGCGTGCAGAAAACGCCGGTTTCAGTTGATGTCGGACTTGGTGTAGGATTCGGAATCCCGCTTATCTTCGGCCAGAAAAGAAAAACTGCTCCAATAATGATGAGAAAGATAAGTATCGTGATTGTAAGAGGGCTTTTCATAAGACAAACTATTTTTTAGTAAAAAGTTCCGAAGCTTTCATTTTAATCACCAAGAAAAGGTAAATGATATCGAGAATACCCGCTGTATTCACGAGAAGAAGTATCACAAACCACCATTCCTGTTCGCGTCGTCCCGAATGCCAAAGCGCAAGTCCTTTCCAAAATATGCTCCAGAGGGCAAGAAGGATCAATGCTGGTCCAAATGGACGAATCCAATTCAAACCTCCCAAACCCATTCCATAGTTGAAGTTATACATATTCTTATTCTAATATGCCGTACAGACAGGGAGAAGCTTACAAAAATCTACTGTGTATAAACAATGAATCCTCTGCCGAAGATGTGAACCGGCAGAGGATTGGTGCATAAAGAACACGCTACTTCGGCTGACAGCGCTTGAAACGTAATGCGCGCCAACTACCCGTCTTAGCCTTGGTGGGCTTTTACTCCGCCAACTAGCTGGTAGGGCGAGAACCCGAAAGTGGCTTGCATGCAAGCCACAGTGGAAATGGTATCCTCGTATACTCGAAGCAACACCATCGCCGCCGGAGCGAGCAATGAGCACCAAAGTTATCCTAGTCTTTGGAAAAGTTTAATGCAAGTTTGACTTCCCTTTTCAGACGGAATAGGATTGAAAACGGTTGGGCCCATTGTGGTGTCCCATTCGATTCAGTTCAACAACGTTACAGCGGAGAATACTCATGTCCCGTTTGCCGAAACAACGAAAACCGGTTGCAGTCATGCCGGTAGTCTATTTTATACCGCGCGCCCCGCTCAACACGAGGAACTGGTGCAGGTTGGGCGATGTCCTTGCGCTCGCCACCCACATCATGCGCGAAGTACATGGGCACGATTTCACGCCGACACCCACCGACCTTGTAAAACGCTTCGTCCTGTTGGTGCGGAAAAATAAAGCCCCGACAGGTGGGAAAAGAAAAAGATTCTTCCGCTACTCCCCCGATGGTAAATCGATACGGTGGCCGGAAGTCCCTCCGGGTAAATGCAGTTGGCCTGAAATCCGTGTGCGATGTGGGGTAAACACCTACATCACGGAAGAATTTGCGCATGACATCCTCGACGCCATTCTAGAGGGAATGGACGAGGTAGGACAATGGGGCAAGAAAATCTTGATGGTTGGACCCAAGAAGGATCGGGTCAAAGATGTGACAAAAAGACCTTGAGGTTTGGGTTTTCAGAAGAAGAAACGGGATCGAGAGATTCCGTTTTTTATTTATCTTCATTTCTGTCTCCAAAGAAGGAAAAAATTCAAAACAAGGAGAATGAGGAGCGAGCCGAGTGCAAAAAGCTCGAGGCGACCAGTCTGGCGAGAACCCTCATCGATGCCGTTCCACAGAATCCAAAGGAAAAAGAGAGCATTTCCGAGAAGCGCCAGGTTTCTAAGATTTTTAAGCATACATTATCCGAGCAAGTCTCGAAGACGTGGATACTTGGAACAAATTGAGAGACCGGAGAACCAATGTTGGAGGCCAAATGCTCGTCCAGCGTTGTGATACGCAAGCACAAGAAGTCCCGTAGCATAAATGATATGGTCATCAACAATGAGTGAATGTGCGTCCGGGTGAATGATGCCAAGCGGAAGCCAATAGAGAATCATAAGAAGCGCTCCTAATTTCCCCGAGAGGCGTATCCCAATTCCAAGAATGAGAGAAACGCCGAGAAGCGTCAATCCCCACACGTTTACAAAATTTACAATCGGTAAAATTCCCGGAGTGGCGAGCCAATGATAAAACCCGACAAAAGTCTTCGCTCCGGCAAGATATCCACCGGCTGAAAAATTCGGGTCAAGGAGATGAGTAATTCCCGCGTACAAAAACATCCATCCCATCGTCACGCGGAGAAGAAAAAGGGAGAGTTTATGAAAGTGTGTCATAAGTTTATTATACCACTCGCACGCTACAAACTTATGCACAGGAGGGACCAGATTACATATCCGGAGTCTCGGCCCAGGTTTTCATAAAGTCACTGCTCCACTTCACCATCATTGGGTCGTCCTTCGGCATCTTTTTAACATTTGCCGCCATTTTAGGGTGAACTTTTTCCAGGTGCTTCATCCCATTTACCATCATCTCCTCCGGAGTTGAGCCTGTTATGGGTTCATCACACTCACCTCCCATCGCTCTGCATGTTATTGTTTTCATGGTTTTTATTATTAGCTTCTATTGCTACATTTTAGCACGTCTCTTTTTGATAAGAAGGGAGGGTTTGAGAAAGAAATGAGTAGGGGAAGGCCAATTCACTGAACCAGACCATTCACGAATTTCCGTGTTGATGCACCAAAGAATCCTGTGCCGTGGGAAAGTCCTTGCGGGATAAGAATGTCAGGTGCGTGCGCCTCTTGGAACTTCTTGAGTGCCTCTTTTGTTTTTGCCCCAAAAAAGTTCGTCTCGTGACCTAGAGAGCCGAGACCGGTCAAAGCAAGAGGAAAGCCGTGGGTGTTAAGAAAAACTTGGAGAGCTTTCACATCTGGACCAGAGAAGCCCACACGGAGAGGGCGGGTGAAGAAAGAAGCTCTAGCGGGAACAGAAGGGGCAGAAGCTGGCCCAACAGCAGAATCGGATGAGGCTGGAGGCGGCGTTAGAGAAATTGCAGGAGCGAATTGTTGGATTCGGGCAACTGAAGCTCCTCCGCCACCAGAGTGGTGGTGAGTTGGTGAAGGGGTGGGCGTAGGCGTAGGAGGTGGCGGGGTGTATGCAGGAATAGTGACCGTGACATTGGAAACAGAATAGGTGTCAAAATCGGGATCAATGGATGAAGCAGCGTGTGTGATCGTACCGGTCAGAATATCACTGGCGAGATTATCTTGAATAGCTGTTACCGTCACTGTTTGAGGAGTGAGATAATTGGCTGACGTGAAAGTAAGCGTCGAAGAAGAAACTGTCTCGTAACTGTCTGGAGATATGGTGACCACAACATCATCGGTAGGCTCCTTATTGACCACCATGACATTATAGGTGGCCGAGCTTCCTTTCTCTACGGTGAGGGCAGTTGGGGCAATATCTATCGCTGGCTGTTGCGCAAATTTTTGGATGCGGTTGTTAAAAGTATCCATCACGTAGATATTTTCGGACGAATCGAGACCAACATCGGTGGGAGAAGAGAAGGCACCCTCACCACTTCCACCGCTACCGAACTTGCTTAGGTAATTGCCGGAAGAGTCAAACTTCTGGATGCGATTATTATTTGC comes from Candidatus Paceibacterota bacterium and encodes:
- a CDS encoding FAD-binding oxidoreductase, encoding MKREYKNVSDVVTWDEDHTLKAYPTLKEDTQADVVVIGGGISGVLSAYLLAKEGKKVVLLEKDRIGFGATGVTTAFITESLDTRPSELVKGLGTIPASIILNSHEEAILLIESIIRDEKIDCDFTRCENRMYATTAKERNLLKEELRVLKTLGREASFVGKEENELGFKNEGYLLLEGQAKFHPLKFIGALLERAKKLGVEIYENTEALAILHTSHGKVHSVKTASGNIRADWVLASTYEPFKHPSSLYFKKALYTSYVFELEIERGALSEGIYEDVKSPYHYWRVDAGEKFDRMIVGGEDHRADIHINEEKCFKALEDFVATTFPKLSYKIVRRWSGPILESIDGLAYIGELHPGERVMYAFGFSGNGMTYGAITAQIVVDKVFGRHNVWASLYDVGRSPGFIMLFEKGIDYSKEFFGGAVKNAFKYSSSVDIGHKK
- a CDS encoding DUF1059 domain-containing protein, which codes for MMKLACKDLDPETDCHFEATGNSTKEVAGKMMKHMREAHAEKMREMGMSDEEAMKMFESKVHG
- a CDS encoding DUF5652 family protein yields the protein MYNFNYGMGLGGLNWIRPFGPALILLALWSIFWKGLALWHSGRREQEWWFVILLLVNTAGILDIIYLFLVIKMKASELFTKK
- a CDS encoding DoxX family protein: MTHFHKLSLFLLRVTMGWMFLYAGITHLLDPNFSAGGYLAGAKTFVGFYHWLATPGILPIVNFVNVWGLTLLGVSLILGIGIRLSGKLGALLMILYWLPLGIIHPDAHSLIVDDHIIYATGLLVLAYHNAGRAFGLQHWFSGLSICSKYPRLRDLLG
- a CDS encoding DUF1059 domain-containing protein, with translation MKTITCRAMGGECDEPITGSTPEEMMVNGMKHLEKVHPKMAANVKKMPKDDPMMVKWSSDFMKTWAETPDM